The proteins below are encoded in one region of Glandiceps talaboti chromosome 17, keGlaTala1.1, whole genome shotgun sequence:
- the LOC144448051 gene encoding F-box only protein 47-like, producing MTTSLLKTESRRSKRLRLKEEAFLSYQSVQEGPLGYFEILPLEVIDYILDKLTVVDLSVLSIVSKCMCELIERQQLTGSAVYKLLPTPLPHNTVSNHHQSRCIERFHHLGLLLKRSTCLYTTKDRLRIIEKFLKKLDCCNSSACVDSHRCISLTCYGRFIHTVIAGWDCMECHRVFASLAATSSILHKIGLCVIMKPGSNLQEECYIRDFLHRVLLDQCTDMDDRAFWLSRVLKPWPMVHQARILYLLYGPKCSRTDCILWYDMTDTLPDSVTSREVQLAELAMSLKILYNYRQEWNEDDITSVIEELTALPDEWIPENTAALLMLCGEVICTKVMGSKAINGHFIELAQLIVSLTVVITKGNYCIVWVLNLLKKLLTLIESPKEKKVFLATIGDTFRELILELVDFHDDDTEDSTSLHQLLDAQADFNREVLLLSFM from the exons atgacaacaagttTGTTGAAGACGGAGAGTAGGAGAAGCAAGCGTCTTAGGTTAAAAGAAGAAGCATTTCTTAGTTATCAGTCAGTGCAAGAAGGACCTTTAGGATACTTTGAAATCTTACCTCTTGAAGTTATTGACTATATTTTAGACAAGTTGACAG TTGTAGATCTGAGTGTGCTGTCAATAGTATCTAAATGTATGTGTGAACTGATTGAAAGACAACAACTCACAGGTTCAGCTGTGTACAAATTATTACCAACACCTTTACCCCATAATACAGTATCAAATCACCATCAATCTAGATGCATAGAGAGATTTCACCACCTGG GATTATTGCTGAAGAGATCAACTTGTCTTTATACAACAAAAGACAGACTACGCATCATTGAAAAGTTTCTCAAAAAG CTTGATTGTTGTAATAGTTCAGCATGTGTTGACTCACATAGATGTATATCACTGACATGCTATGGAAGGTTTATACATACTGTGATAGCTGGATGGGATTGTATGGAGTGTCATAGAGTATTTGCAAGTCTGGCTGCTACATCTAGTATTCTCCACAAAATAG GTTTATGTGTGATAATGAAACCAGGGAGTAACTTGCAAGAAGAGTGTTATATTCGTGACTTTCTACACAGAGTTTTACTAGATCAGTGTACGGACATGGATGACAGGGCTTTCTGGTTAAGTCGTGTCTTGAAACCTTGGCCAATGGTACACCAAGCCAGAATCCTGTATCTACTGTATGGACCAAAGTGTTCTCGTACAG aCTGTATTCTGTGGTATGATATGACAGACACTTTACCTGATTCCGTGACTAGCAGAGAAGTACAACTAGCAGAACTTGCTATGTCTTTAAAAATACTCTATAATTATCGTCAAGAATGGAATGAAGATGATATAACCAGTGTCATTGAAGAACTGACAG CCTTGCCTGATGAGTGGATACCTGAAAACACAGCAGCACTGTTGATGTTATGTGGAGAAGTTATCTGTACTAAAGTTATGGGAAGCAAAGCTATCAATGGACACTTTATTGAGCTGGCTCAGCTCATTGTTTCACTTACTGTG GTTATCACTAAAGGAAATTACTGTATTGTCTGGGTACTCAATCTACTGAAGAAGCTGTTGACTCTGATTGAAAGTCCAAAGGAGAAGAAAGTATTTTTGGCAACAATAGGAGACACATTTAGAGAACTTATCCTTGAATTGGTGGATTTCCATGACGATG atACTGAAGACAGTACAAGTCTTCACCAATTACTAGATGCTCAAGCTGACTTCAACAGAGAGGTGTTACTTTTATCCTTCATGTAA